A genome region from Rhinopithecus roxellana isolate Shanxi Qingling chromosome 10, ASM756505v1, whole genome shotgun sequence includes the following:
- the FKBP4 gene encoding peptidyl-prolyl cis-trans isomerase FKBP4, protein MTAEEMKATESGAQSAPLPIEGVDISPKQDEGVLKVIKREGTGTEMPMIGDRVFVHYTGWLLDGTKFDSSLDRKDKFSFDLGKGEVIKAWDIAIATMKVGEVCHITCKPEYAYGSAGSPPKIPPNATLVFEVELFEFKGEDLTEEEDGGIIRRIRTRGEGYAKPNEGAIVEVALEGYYKDQLFDQRELRFEIGEGENLDLPYGLERAIQRMEKGEHSIVYLKPSYAFGSVGKEKFQIPPNAELKYELHLKSFEKAKESWEMNSEEKLEQSTIVKERGTVYFKEGKYKQALLQYKKIVSWLEYESSFSSEEAQKAQALRLASHLNLAMCHLKLQAFSAAIESCNKALELDSNNEKGLFRRGEAHLAVNDFELARADFQKVLQLYPNNKAAKTQLAVCQQRIRRQLAREKKLYANMFERLAEEENKAKAEASSGDHPTDTEMKEEQKSNMAGSQSQVETEA, encoded by the exons ATGACAGCCGAGGAGATGAAGGCGACCGAGAGCGGGGCGCAGTCGGCGCCGCTGCCCATTGAGGGAGTGGACATCAGCCCCAAACAGGACGAAGGCGTGCTGAAG gTCATCAAGAGAGAGGGCACAGGTACAGAGATGCCCATGATTGGGGACCGAGTCTTTGTCCACTATACTGGCTGGCTATTAGATGGCACAAAGTTTGACTCCAGTCTGGATCGCAAGGACAAATTCTCCTTTGACCTGGGAAAAG GGGAGGTCATCAAGGCTTGGGACATTGCCATAGCAACCATGAAGGTGGGGGAGGTGTGCCACATCACCTGCAAACCAGAATATGCCTACGGTTCAGCAGGCAGTCCTCCAAAGATTCCCCCCAATGCCACGCTTGTATTTGAG GTGGAGTTGTTTGAGTTTAAGGGAGAAGATCTGACGGAAGAGGAAGATGGCGGAATCATTCGCAGAATACGGACTCGCGGTGAAGGCTATGCTAAGCCCAATGAGGGCGCTATCGTGGAGG TTGCACTGGAAGGGTACTACAAGGACCAGCTCTTTGACCAGCGGGAGCTCCGCTTTGAGATTGGCGAGGGGGAGAACCTGGATCTGCCTTATGGTCTGGAGAGGGCCATTCAGCGCATGGAGAAAGGAGAACATTCCATTGTGTACCTCAAGCCCAG CTATGCTTTTGGCAGTGTTGGGAAGGAGAAGTTCCAAATCCCACCAAATGCTGAGCTGAAATATGAATTACACCTCAAGAGTTTTGAAAAG GCCAAGGAGTCttgggagatgaattcagaaGAGAAGTTGGAACAGAGCACCATAGTGAAAGAGCGGGGCACTGTGTACTTCAAG GAAGGCAAATACAAGCAAGCTTTACTACAGTATAAGAAGATTGTGTCCTGGCTGGAATATGAGTCTAGTTTTTCCAGTGAGGAAGCACAGAAGGCACAGGCCCTTCGACTGGCCTCTCACCTCAACCTGGCCATGTGTCATCTGAAACTACAGGCCTTCTCTGCGGCCATTGAAAGCTGTAACAAG GCCCTAGAACTGGACAGCAACAATGAGAAGGGCCTCTTCCGCCGGGGAGAGGCCCACCTGGCCGTGAATGACTTTGAACTGGCACGGGCTGATTTCCAGAAGGTCCTGCAGCTCTACCCCAACAACAAAGCCGCCAAGACCCAGCTGGCTGTGTGCCAGCAGCGGATCAGAAGGCAGCTTGCCCGGGAGAAGAAGCTCTATGCCAATATGTTTGAGAGGCTGGCTGAGGAGGAGAACAAG GCTAAGGCAGAGGCTTCCTCAGGAGACCACCCCACTGACACAGAGATGAAGGAGGAGCAGAAGAGCAACATGGCAGGGAGCCAGTCTCAGGTGGAGACAGAAGCATAG